The Amblyomma americanum isolate KBUSLIRL-KWMA chromosome 5, ASM5285725v1, whole genome shotgun sequence genome window below encodes:
- the LOC144134329 gene encoding uncharacterized protein LOC144134329 produces the protein MYRSVDPQIDCETLAMILLGNVLAHHYCIVAVELTFVVARNPFLLSLLQCKHSIRKLKISGVPYCEASVLEALENLAIPSNQTGLDAAEKYLCFSIRSPLLLHPHQTGSIALSALDVADLEMSDDCKGQFIDLLLQNDTISDLTVGDCVFSYGCVDLLLGFVVYLAQEPSVLKKLTVRTPEVSRFALESLVEATAMTTTLEELVVDIDIYDVEDKALFAEIIARNFTLRTLSVTWARNCVVSTNLYGVHIDTGDAATRIDPWFFALLESTTLLALSIDLLGFSADECCVFFRALALNKSLKNVSIGYLPACADLKVICEIIRDSRLAKAIHIEDHHLSISSLRMLPECPEVTSLTISSLHLDNLEILRRTFAILATCSHVTSLRLCVQYCFLDGIQALMAAYIADARTLKDIKVHVYIDMQEREDQRHDPDKEKLLVNALASNLGLTRITIEELPLSEDNSKFFAKAVINSQNISELSFAVLSRDSNNAFLQTLVSGIERNRRLLRVELPSCKDRDGELVVIRNITRRNASLVTRAVRFVMGDHDPYNARAVELVSGHERVLSIVQENAGVEAKEAETMVRCALGLRCLTGLDEYMKLTGVVKRHVVCIGRRGDAVQLDELSLDCWLHVRKFLIVADVAGADCSVKL, from the coding sequence ATGTACCGTTCGGTAGACCCACAAATTGACTGCGAAACCCTCGCCATGATTCTCCTCGGAAATGTCCTCGCCCACCATTACTGCATTGTGGCCGTGGAGCTCACTTTTGTGGTGGCCAGGAACCCTTTCCTCCTCAGCCTTCTTCAATGCAAGCACAGCATCAGGAAGCTGAAAATCTCGGGCGTTCCGTACTGTGAAGCGAGCGTGCTTGAGGCCTTGGAGAACCTTGCCATCCCGTCAAACCAAACTGGTTTAGATGCCGCAGAAAAATACCTCTGCTTCTCCATCAGATCGCCACTGCTTCTACACCCTCATCAGACCGGCAGCATCGCCCTGTCTGCGCTGGATGTCGCTGATCTGGAAATGAGCGACGACTGCAAAGGGCAGTTCATAGACTTGCTTTTACAGAACGACACAATCAGTGACCTAACCGTTGGAGACTGCGTGTTCAGTTACGGCTGTGTAGACCTCCTGCTCGGCTTCGTCGTCTACCTGGCGCAGGAACCCTCGGTGCTCAAGAAGTTGACAGTACGAACTCCCGAGGTCAGCAGGTTCGCACTGGAGTCTCTGGTCGAGGCCACTGCAATGACGACGACACTGGAAGAGTTGGTCGTCGACATAGATATCTACGATGTCGAAGACAAAGCCCTCTTTGCCGAAATTATCGCACGGAACTTCACTCTGCGAACGTTAAGTGTTACGTGGGCGAGAAACTGCGTCGTGTCCACTAACCTCTATGGTGTACACATTGACACCGGAGACGCGGCTACAAGGATCGATCCCTGGTTTTTTGCGCTCCTAGAAAGCACCACACTCTTAGCACTTTCCATAGACCTTTTGGGTTTCTCAGCGGATGAGTGCTGCGTGTTCTTTCGTGCTCTGGCACTCAACAAATCCCTTAAAAACGTCTCCATAGGCTATCTTCCAGCATGCGCTGACCTTAAGGTGATTTGCGAAATCATTCGTGATTCCCGCTTGGCGAAGGCCATTCACATTGAAGATCACCACCTGAGCATCAGTAGCCTACGCATGCTTCCCGAATGTCCCGAAGTCACATCGCTAACCATAAGCTCTCTGCATCTAGACAACTTGGAGATCCTTCGCCGAACCTTCGCGATCCTCGCTACCTGCAGCCACGTCACTTCCCTCCGTTTATGCGTGCAATACTGCTTTTTGGATGGGATCCAAGCATTGATGGCTGCCTACATAGCGGATGCACGCACACTGAAAGACATAAAAGTGCACGTCTACATCGACATGCAGGAGCGCGAGGACCAGCGGCACGACCCTGACAAAGAGAAGCTCCTGGTGAACGCGCTGGCGTCGAATCTTGGCCTCACCAGAATCACAATCGAAGAGCTGCCTCTGAGCGAAGACAACTCCAAGTTTTTCGCGAAGGCTGTTATCAACAGCCAAAACATCTCCGAGCTCTCGTTCGCGGTGCTCAGCCGCGATAGCAACAATGCCTTCTTGCAGACGCTGGTGTCGGGCATCGAAAGAAATCGCCGCCTCCTCCGGGTTGAGCTGCCAAGTTGCAAAGACCGTGACGGAGAGCTCGTGGTCATCCGGAACATCACCAGACGCAACGCGAGCCTCGTCACCAGAGCAGTACGCTTCGTGATGGGTGACCACGATCCTTACAACGCGCGAGCGGTCGAGCTCGTCTCGGGACATGAAAGGGTCCTCAGCATCGTTCAAGAAAATGCTGGCGTCGAAGCCAAGGAAGCGGAAACGATGGTCAGGTGCGCCTTGGGGCTTCGATGCTTGACGGGCCTTGACGAATACATGAAGCTGACAGGTGTAGTCAAGCGCCATGTGGTGTGCATTGGTAGACGTGGCGACGCAGTGCAGCTCGACGAACTGAGTTTAGACTGCTGGCTTCATGTGCGGAAGTTCCTGATTGTTGCTGACGTTGCAGGAGCTGACTGTTCTGTGAAGTTGTGA